GCCTCGATGACCGTCACCGGGATAGCCCGGCCGGCCTCATCAAAGACCTGGGTCATGCCCAGCTTCCGGCCGAGGATGCCCTTGGTAATCATAACCGCACCACCTTCAGACCTACAGCTTGATCTCGATATCCACGCCGGCCGGTAGGTCGAGCCGCATCAGGGCGTCGACGGTCTTGGGGGTGGGCTCGAGGATGTCGATGAGGCGCTTGTGGGTGCGCATCTCGAACTGCTCACGGATGTCCTTCTCGCCGTTGGGAGCGGTCAGGACGGTGAAGATGCTCTTTTCGGTCGGCAGGGGAATCGGTCCCGAGACCGAGGCCCCGGTACGC
The window above is part of the Bacillota bacterium genome. Proteins encoded here:
- the rpsJ gene encoding 30S ribosomal protein S10, yielding MPDQKIRIRLRAFDHKILDQSAEKIVQTARRTGASVSGPIPLPTEKSIFTVLTAPNGEKDIREQFEMRTHKRLIDILEPTPKTVDALMRLDLPAGVDIEIKL